In Phytoactinopolyspora mesophila, the following are encoded in one genomic region:
- a CDS encoding ABC transporter ATP-binding protein: MLRVEHLRKVYGAGTRRSFEAVADLSVTVAEREFVSIVGPSGAGKTTLLKCIAGLLPQTSGTVYLDDEEVVGPPEKMALVFQDYSRSLYPWMTVEQNVAFPLKRRKLGKAALRELIQDTLRSVGLGDAGAKYPWQLSGGMQQRVAIARALAYQPEILLMDEPFASVDAQTRADLEDLVLDLRDRYGITILFVTHDIDEAVYLSDRVVVLTPSPTRVAEIVDIPLPRPRDQVETKEQPDFAHLRAYVWRSIKRPEQAASTLT; this comes from the coding sequence ATGTTGCGAGTCGAGCACCTGAGAAAGGTCTATGGAGCGGGCACCAGGCGGTCTTTCGAGGCCGTGGCCGACCTCAGCGTCACCGTTGCCGAGCGGGAGTTCGTCTCGATCGTCGGCCCTTCGGGCGCTGGTAAGACAACCCTGCTCAAGTGCATCGCTGGGCTACTCCCGCAGACGTCGGGGACCGTTTACCTGGACGACGAGGAAGTGGTCGGTCCTCCGGAGAAGATGGCACTGGTCTTCCAGGACTACTCCCGTTCGCTGTATCCATGGATGACGGTGGAGCAGAATGTCGCCTTTCCGCTGAAACGTCGCAAACTCGGCAAGGCAGCTCTACGCGAGCTCATCCAGGACACGTTGCGATCGGTCGGCCTGGGTGACGCGGGTGCCAAGTATCCCTGGCAGCTCTCCGGAGGTATGCAGCAGCGGGTCGCGATCGCTCGTGCTCTCGCCTACCAGCCGGAGATCCTGCTCATGGACGAGCCGTTCGCCTCGGTGGACGCCCAGACGCGCGCGGACCTGGAGGATCTGGTCCTCGACCTGCGGGACCGCTACGGAATCACCATCCTGTTCGTCACACACGACATCGACGAAGCGGTCTATCTCAGCGACCGGGTAGTGGTGCTGACCCCATCGCCGACACGCGTCGCCGAGATCGTCGATATTCCTCTCCCCCGCCCGCGCGACCAGGTCGAGACCAAGGAACAGCCCGACTTCGCCCACCTGCGGGCTTATGTCTGGCGATCGATCAAGCGGCCGGAGCAAGCGGCCTCCACGCTCACATGA
- a CDS encoding ABC transporter substrate-binding protein — MRHRPTLARVRPMAVLALTAAVVASGCGGDSAGDAEGGGGELVTINIGTLPTANAAAMYLGMQEGFFEEEGLVVEPTVLQGGNEIITGLVSGDYDFGFVGYISAGVALSQNVPVCVVTASDATGTSAEDDWQALVASEGSGLDTPQDFAGSTLGINALGGVAEVLILAALDAEGVDVNTIEFIEVPFPEVPAAVSAGRIDAGYGAEPFITTVLDQGGEVVYAPQSELAPEYPNGSYAASEQFIAENGDVIDSFTQAMNRSVEFARDNEDAVRDIIPTYTEIDPDIAERMRLPVFTSELDEQAIDEQMGFLEQYDIVQAAPTADELICG, encoded by the coding sequence ATGAGACACCGTCCGACCCTCGCCCGTGTCCGCCCGATGGCCGTGCTGGCCTTGACGGCGGCCGTGGTCGCCTCCGGCTGCGGAGGAGACTCCGCAGGCGATGCCGAAGGTGGTGGAGGCGAATTGGTGACCATCAACATCGGCACGCTGCCCACCGCGAACGCCGCGGCCATGTACCTGGGCATGCAGGAGGGCTTCTTCGAAGAGGAAGGCCTGGTCGTCGAGCCCACGGTCCTCCAAGGCGGCAACGAGATCATCACCGGGCTCGTGTCCGGTGACTACGACTTCGGTTTCGTGGGCTACATCTCCGCCGGGGTGGCCCTGAGCCAGAACGTACCCGTCTGCGTCGTCACCGCCAGCGACGCGACCGGGACGTCCGCGGAAGACGACTGGCAGGCACTGGTGGCCTCGGAAGGCTCTGGGCTCGACACACCCCAGGACTTCGCCGGCTCCACGCTCGGTATCAACGCGCTCGGCGGTGTCGCCGAGGTTTTGATCCTGGCGGCCCTGGATGCCGAGGGCGTGGACGTGAACACCATCGAGTTCATCGAGGTGCCGTTCCCCGAGGTGCCTGCAGCCGTGTCGGCCGGCCGGATCGATGCGGGCTACGGCGCCGAGCCGTTCATCACCACCGTCCTGGACCAAGGCGGTGAAGTGGTCTATGCACCACAGTCCGAACTCGCTCCGGAGTATCCCAACGGCTCCTACGCCGCCAGTGAGCAGTTCATCGCCGAGAACGGCGATGTGATCGATAGCTTCACCCAGGCGATGAATCGCTCGGTGGAATTCGCCCGGGACAACGAGGACGCCGTTCGCGACATCATCCCCACGTACACAGAGATAGACCCCGACATCGCCGAGCGGATGCGGCTGCCGGTCTTCACGTCCGAACTCGACGAACAGGCTATCGACGAGCAGATGGGCTTCTTGGAGCAGTACGACATCGTCCAGGCCGCGCCCACTGCCGACGAGCTCATCTGCGGTTGA